From the genome of Drosophila melanogaster chromosome 2L, one region includes:
- the CG10237 gene encoding uncharacterized protein, isoform C, which translates to MRVPTMLSDIDQLPTLQVGDYTLQFELGEPTAQGKEVAIKELRETPERQKEASKELARLLEAETDLLYPKGNEEWLIRYLRPCKYYPESARDLIKRYYAFKVKHADVYTDLKPSNEANIFKHNILTVFPNRDQLGRRILVLELGKRWKHKQVTLDEVFKGAVLFLEAAMLEPETQICGAVVIFDMDGLSLQQTWQFTPPFAKRIVDWLQDSVPLRIKAIHIVNQPKIFQVVFALFKPFLKEKLRSRIIFHGTDRESLHKYMSPKCLPAAYGGFREASRIDSDQWYQLLLKCDTEFDTINSYGYKKK; encoded by the exons ATGA GAGTACCCACCATGCTGTCGGACATCGACCAACTGCCCACGCTCCAGGTGGGCGACTACACGCTCCAGTTCGAGTTGGGCGAGCCGACTGCCCAGGGCAAGGAGGTGGCCATCAAGGAGCTGCGCGAAACACCCGAGCGCCAGAAGGAGGCCTCCAAGGAGCTGGCCCGTCTTCTAGAAG CGGAGACGGACTTGCTGTACCCCAAGGGAAACGAGGAGTGGCTGATCAGATACCTGCGGCCCTGCAAGTATTACCCGGAAAGTGCCCGTGATCTG ATTAAGCGGTACTACGCCTTCAAGGTGAAGCACGCGGATGTGTACACCGACCTGAAGCCATCGAACGAGGCCAACATCTTCAAGCACAACATCCTTACCGTCTTCCCCAACCGAGATCAACTGGGTCGTCGCATTTTGGTCCTCGAACTGGGCA AGCGCTGGAAGCACAAGCAGGTCACCCTCGATGAGGTGTTCAAGGGAGCTGTGCTCTTCCTGGAGGCGGCCATGCTGGAGCCAGAAACACAGATCTGCGGAGCCGTTGTGATCTTCGACATGGATGGCCTCAGTCTCCAGCAAACGTGGCAGTTTACGCCTCCGTTCGCCAAGCGCATTGTGGACTGGCTTCAGGACTCGGTGCCGCTCCGGATCAAGGCCATTCACATCGTGAACCAGCCGAAGATTTTCCAGGTGGTCTTTGCCCTGTTCAAGCCCTTCCTCAAGGAgaagctgcgcagcaggatcATCTTCCATGGCACCGATCGCGAGTCCCTGCACAAATACATGTCGCCCAAGTGCCTGCCAGCCGCCTACGGAGGATTCCGGGAGGCCAGCCGCATCGACAGCGACCAGTGGTACCAGCTGCTGCTCAAGTGCGACACCGAGTTCGACACCATCAACTCGTACGGCTACAAGAAGAAGTGA
- the CG10237 gene encoding uncharacterized protein, isoform A, translating to MLSDIDQLPTLQVGDYTLQFELGEPTAQGKEVAIKELRETPERQKEASKELARLLEAETDLLYPKGNEEWLIRYLRPCKYYPESARDLIKRYYAFKVKHADVYTDLKPSNEANIFKHNILTVFPNRDQLGRRILVLELGKRWKHKQVTLDEVFKGAVLFLEAAMLEPETQICGAVVIFDMDGLSLQQTWQFTPPFAKRIVDWLQDSVPLRIKAIHIVNQPKIFQVVFALFKPFLKEKLRSRIIFHGTDRESLHKYMSPKCLPAAYGGFREASRIDSDQWYQLLLKCDTEFDTINSYGYKKK from the exons ATGCTGTCGGACATCGACCAACTGCCCACGCTCCAGGTGGGCGACTACACGCTCCAGTTCGAGTTGGGCGAGCCGACTGCCCAGGGCAAGGAGGTGGCCATCAAGGAGCTGCGCGAAACACCCGAGCGCCAGAAGGAGGCCTCCAAGGAGCTGGCCCGTCTTCTAGAAG CGGAGACGGACTTGCTGTACCCCAAGGGAAACGAGGAGTGGCTGATCAGATACCTGCGGCCCTGCAAGTATTACCCGGAAAGTGCCCGTGATCTG ATTAAGCGGTACTACGCCTTCAAGGTGAAGCACGCGGATGTGTACACCGACCTGAAGCCATCGAACGAGGCCAACATCTTCAAGCACAACATCCTTACCGTCTTCCCCAACCGAGATCAACTGGGTCGTCGCATTTTGGTCCTCGAACTGGGCA AGCGCTGGAAGCACAAGCAGGTCACCCTCGATGAGGTGTTCAAGGGAGCTGTGCTCTTCCTGGAGGCGGCCATGCTGGAGCCAGAAACACAGATCTGCGGAGCCGTTGTGATCTTCGACATGGATGGCCTCAGTCTCCAGCAAACGTGGCAGTTTACGCCTCCGTTCGCCAAGCGCATTGTGGACTGGCTTCAGGACTCGGTGCCGCTCCGGATCAAGGCCATTCACATCGTGAACCAGCCGAAGATTTTCCAGGTGGTCTTTGCCCTGTTCAAGCCCTTCCTCAAGGAgaagctgcgcagcaggatcATCTTCCATGGCACCGATCGCGAGTCCCTGCACAAATACATGTCGCCCAAGTGCCTGCCAGCCGCCTACGGAGGATTCCGGGAGGCCAGCCGCATCGACAGCGACCAGTGGTACCAGCTGCTGCTCAAGTGCGACACCGAGTTCGACACCATCAACTCGTACGGCTACAAGAAGAAGTGA
- the CG10237 gene encoding uncharacterized protein, isoform B — MTMLTTASAMRCLPSEFPLGVPTMLSDIDQLPTLQVGDYTLQFELGEPTAQGKEVAIKELRETPERQKEASKELARLLEAETDLLYPKGNEEWLIRYLRPCKYYPESARDLIKRYYAFKVKHADVYTDLKPSNEANIFKHNILTVFPNRDQLGRRILVLELGKRWKHKQVTLDEVFKGAVLFLEAAMLEPETQICGAVVIFDMDGLSLQQTWQFTPPFAKRIVDWLQDSVPLRIKAIHIVNQPKIFQVVFALFKPFLKEKLRSRIIFHGTDRESLHKYMSPKCLPAAYGGFREASRIDSDQWYQLLLKCDTEFDTINSYGYKKK, encoded by the exons GAGTACCCACCATGCTGTCGGACATCGACCAACTGCCCACGCTCCAGGTGGGCGACTACACGCTCCAGTTCGAGTTGGGCGAGCCGACTGCCCAGGGCAAGGAGGTGGCCATCAAGGAGCTGCGCGAAACACCCGAGCGCCAGAAGGAGGCCTCCAAGGAGCTGGCCCGTCTTCTAGAAG CGGAGACGGACTTGCTGTACCCCAAGGGAAACGAGGAGTGGCTGATCAGATACCTGCGGCCCTGCAAGTATTACCCGGAAAGTGCCCGTGATCTG ATTAAGCGGTACTACGCCTTCAAGGTGAAGCACGCGGATGTGTACACCGACCTGAAGCCATCGAACGAGGCCAACATCTTCAAGCACAACATCCTTACCGTCTTCCCCAACCGAGATCAACTGGGTCGTCGCATTTTGGTCCTCGAACTGGGCA AGCGCTGGAAGCACAAGCAGGTCACCCTCGATGAGGTGTTCAAGGGAGCTGTGCTCTTCCTGGAGGCGGCCATGCTGGAGCCAGAAACACAGATCTGCGGAGCCGTTGTGATCTTCGACATGGATGGCCTCAGTCTCCAGCAAACGTGGCAGTTTACGCCTCCGTTCGCCAAGCGCATTGTGGACTGGCTTCAGGACTCGGTGCCGCTCCGGATCAAGGCCATTCACATCGTGAACCAGCCGAAGATTTTCCAGGTGGTCTTTGCCCTGTTCAAGCCCTTCCTCAAGGAgaagctgcgcagcaggatcATCTTCCATGGCACCGATCGCGAGTCCCTGCACAAATACATGTCGCCCAAGTGCCTGCCAGCCGCCTACGGAGGATTCCGGGAGGCCAGCCGCATCGACAGCGACCAGTGGTACCAGCTGCTGCTCAAGTGCGACACCGAGTTCGACACCATCAACTCGTACGGCTACAAGAAGAAGTGA